A single region of the Salvia miltiorrhiza cultivar Shanhuang (shh) chromosome 8, IMPLAD_Smil_shh, whole genome shotgun sequence genome encodes:
- the LOC131001023 gene encoding bZIP transcription factor 29, with amino-acid sequence MGGDNEEDNGETMQRLQSSFGTSSSSLHTQHHSFQLNQSSIPQLHMPQFRGQIRQPSPNLCGENGGKRVGIPPSHPQIPPISPYSQIPFNRAGNQQNFVTSPGPSHARSLSQPAFFAVDSLPPLVPSPYRESTPDQVSTDVAMEERGGGGGSHSMLPPSPFTRGTMSRVGESLPPRKAHRRSNSDIPFGFSSILQSSPPLIPLRSPGAVDRLGSARENSGAQPVQLVKKESSWEKVEESAEGMGERKYEGEVVDDLFSAYMNLDNIDAFNSSETDDKLGNENRDDLDSRASGTKTNGGDSSDNEATSSVNESVSSAQKPRVSTLTERREGIKRNAGEDIAPTTRHYRSVSMDSFMGNMNFDESPKMPPSPGTNQLSPTNSLDANTNAFSLEFGNGEFSGAELKKIMTNEKLAEIASSDPKRAKRILANRQSAARSKERKMKYIVELEHKVQTLQTEATTLSAQLTMLHRDSTGLSSQNNELKFRLQAMEQQAQLRDALNEALTAEVQRLKFATAELSGDPSKFQQFSVNPQMFQLRQQQATQMNMHQLQQQRQQQPQQHQVNGNNNAKDETEQ; translated from the exons ATGGGAGGTGATAATGAGGAAGATAATGGTGAGACTATGCAGAGACTCCAGTCATCATTTGGAACTTCATCATCTTCGCTTCATACACAGCACCACTCTTTTCAACTGAATCAATCAAGTATACCTCAACTACACATGCCGCAATTTCGCGGTCAGATTCGGCAACCGTCGCCTAATTTGTGCGGGGAAAACGGTGGAAAAAGGGTGGGCATTCCGCCGTCTCATCCACAAATTCCTCCAATCTCGCCTTATTCGCAGATCCCCTTTAACCGCGCTGGAAATCAGCAGAATTTTGTTACTAGTCCAGGGCCATCGCATGCTCGATCTTTGTCACAGCCGGCTTTTTTTGCCGTTGATTCGCTGCCGCCGCTAGTCCCTTCCCCATATAGAGAATCGACTCCCGACCAGGTTTCGACTGATGTAGCTATGGAGGagagggggggtgggggtggatCTCATTCCATGTTGCCGCCCTCACCTTTTACAAGGGGAACTATGTCTAGAGTTGGAGAGAGTCTCCCTCCTCGTAAGGCGCATAGAAGGTCCAATAGTGATATCCCGTTTGGATTTTCGAGCATTTTACAGTCGTCGCCTCCGCTTATACCTTTGAGGAGTCCTGGTGCTGTTGATAGGCTAGGATCTGCAAGAGAGAATTCAGGAGCCCAGCCAGTGCAATTGGTTAAGAAAGAGTCGAGTTGGGAGAAAGTAGAGGAGAGTGCAGAAGGGATGGGGGAGAGAAAATATGAAGGTGAAGTTGTGGATGATTTGTTCTCTGCTTATATGAATTTGGACAATATTGATGCCTTCAACTCATCTGAGACGGATGACAAGCTGGGAAATGAGAACCGAGACGATTTGGACAGTAGAGCCAGTGGAACAAAGACAAATGGAGGTGATAGCAGTGATAACGAAGCAACTAGTAGTGTGAATGAAAGTGTGAGCAGTGCTCAGAAACCGAGAGTGTCTACATTGACTGAGAGGAGGGAAGGGATTAAAAGGAATGCTGGGGAAGATATTGCTCCAACCACTCGACATTATAGAAGTGTCTCTATGGATAGTTTTATgggaaatatgaattttgatgaGTCGCCCAAAATGCCTCCATCTCCTGGAACAAACCAACTCTCACCCACCAATTCACTTGATGCCAATACAAATGCTTTCAGCTTGGAGTTTGGTAATGGGGAATTCAGTGGTGCTGAACTTAAGAAGATAATGACAAATGAGAAACTTGCCGAGATAGCCTCAAGTGATCCCAAGCGTGCAAAAAG GATCTTAGCTAATCGTCAGTCTGCTGCTCGGTCAAAAGAGCGTAAGATGAAATACATTGTGGAGTTGGAACACAAGGTCCAGACATTACAGACCGAAGCTACTACATTGTCTGCCCAACTTACTATGCTTCAC CGAGACTCTACTGGACTTAGTAGCCAAAACAATGAGCTGAAGTTTCGGTTGCAGGCCATGGAACAACAGGCTCAACTGCGAGATG CACTGAATGAGGCATTGACGGCAGAGGTGCAACGTCTGAAGTTTGCAACGGCTGAATTAAGTGGTGACCCCTCGAAGTTTCAGCAGTTCTCGGTCAACCCTCAGATGTTTCAGTTACGACAGCAACAGGCCACCCAAATGAACATGCATCAATTGCAACAGCAAAGGCAACAACAACCACAGCAACACCAAGTGAATGGCAATAACAACGCCAAAGATGAGACAGAGCAATAG